A part of Opitutales bacterium genomic DNA contains:
- a CDS encoding HipA N-terminal domain-containing protein translates to MSQDNNAALPRAEVFQAKALAGYLYQKQDGSWAFQYTDTFGGIPISLTLPIQAEPYIFKEFPAVFDGLLPEGTQLEALLKTHKIDRKDYFRQLITVGRDLVGSLSVKRAKAVNTEEVE, encoded by the coding sequence ATGAGTCAGGATAACAATGCAGCTTTGCCAAGGGCTGAGGTCTTTCAGGCTAAGGCTCTGGCCGGATACTTGTATCAAAAGCAGGACGGCAGCTGGGCATTTCAATATACAGATACCTTTGGGGGCATTCCAATTTCATTGACGCTTCCGATTCAGGCCGAGCCTTATATCTTCAAAGAATTTCCAGCCGTCTTTGATGGTTTATTGCCTGAGGGCACACAATTGGAGGCGCTTTTGAAAACGCACAAGATTGACCGAAAGGACTACTTTAGGCAGTTGATCACGGTCGGCAGAGATCTTGTTGGTTCGCTTTCCGTGAAACGCG
- a CDS encoding helix-turn-helix domain-containing protein, which yields MRAEELGNLITFHRKKAGLTQVGLAELSGISRSVVQDLEAGKGRTVWEHLSSVLTILNIELEPVGPLIDDWKRTLETSE from the coding sequence ATGCGTGCTGAAGAACTTGGAAATTTGATAACTTTTCACCGGAAGAAAGCTGGCCTGACGCAAGTCGGCTTAGCAGAGCTATCGGGCATAAGCCGGTCTGTAGTTCAGGATTTGGAGGCTGGTAAGGGACGAACAGTATGGGAGCATCTGTCCTCTGTTCTGACTATCCTGAATATCGAGCTCGAACCTGTAGGTCCATTGATTGACGACTGGAAACGAACTCTGGAGACGTCCGAATGA